A stretch of the Arachis stenosperma cultivar V10309 chromosome 6, arast.V10309.gnm1.PFL2, whole genome shotgun sequence genome encodes the following:
- the LOC130934522 gene encoding NDR1/HIN1-like protein 6, translated as MAAVAIMYFVFRPQIPMYGIDSLQVKAFEMRNDSKVYTEMAVVVRCENPNKKIGFKYGEDNSVSIIYSDAELCAGKFEPFLQAAKNTVMINMTLKGERKLDSKEKEQFMAQQKEGKIPLVVISKIPVTPVIGEHFHQLWNVSVRANCSMVVDNIQKDKTPNISHKECSFRAHFWN; from the coding sequence ATGGCGGCGGTTGCCATCATGTACTTCGTTTTCCGCCCTCAGATTCCGATGTACGGCATTGACAGTCTCCAAGTGAAGGCTTTCGAAATGCGAAACGACAGCAAAGTTTACACTGAAATGGCGGTGGTTGTGAGGTGCGAGAATCCGAACAAGAAGATTGGATTCAAGTATGGAGAAGATAACTCGGTGAGCATAATCTATTCGGATGCGGAGCTTTGCGCGGGAAAGTTTGAACCTTTCTTGCAGGCGGCGAAGAACACGGTGATGATTAATATGACGCTGAAGGGGGAAAGGAAATTGGATTCGAAAGAGAAAGAGCAGTTTATGGCGCAACAGAAGGAAGGGAAGATTCCTTTGGTGGTGATTTCGAAGATTCCTGTAACCCCTGTGATTGGTGAGCATTTTCATCAGTTATGGAATGTTAGTGTTCGTGCTAATTGTTCAATGGTTGTTGATAATATCCAGAAAGATAAAACGCCTAATATCTCTCACAAAGAATGTAGCTTTCGTGCTCATTTCTGGAATTAA
- the LOC130934523 gene encoding uncharacterized protein LOC130934523: MVSSNNPFIVVLLYLNCRMRNGDKGVTFESQDLILFRTQRVKTLSDLKNLILSNLGGIERRKIGRVAYRLLAPMENRVFRFRISRLHEDEHVRLMFDIHGRIMSEQVMELSTEVGHGGSGGSAQETYVQDDRPLAPPSIHVAISEHEAEEGEEESDKNYIADSGDSESSDGGDEDEFVPETPAGAVPCHVLPPPHPIPTLLVVPSHYHSLDLDAIHERVPVSDTCGVDYNLDSGVEFQVSHRFRRREVVLQGVKNYSIRRSAEYQVTEFDRLKYHVQCHQADSGCQWSLRVALRQNLGYWEVRRFGGPHNCLTPTMSQDHRQSDSSLICRVMLSLIQSNPSLSIPVLQEAFKHCKPFVSVDGTHLYGKYGGVLLIAVAQDENSNILPIAFAIVESKSTENIRHQQRSAASDSPTGPPKKGTDMSRPAQPSPRKMLCTPQSHGAMVANEGAPNCWNCQSSDTLRSVT, encoded by the exons ATGGTCAGCAGTAACAATCCATTCATAGTTGTGCTTCTTTATCTGAATTGTCGTATGAGAAATGGCGACAAAGGGGTGACATTTGAGTCTCAGGATCTGATATTGTTTCGCACTCAGCGTGTGAAGACGTTGTCAGATTTGAAGAATTTGATATTGAGCAACCTTGGTGGGATAGAAAGGAGGAAAATCGGAAGGGTGGCGTATAGGTTGCTGGCACCCATGGAAAATAGAGTCTTCCGGTTTCGAATATCCAGACTTCACGAGGACGAGCATGTGCGACTGATGTTCGACATTCATGGGAGGATCATGTCTGAACAAGTAATGGAGCTGTCCACCGAGGTGGGTCACGGTGGTAGTGGGGGTTCCGCACAAGAAACCTATGTGCAGGACGACCGACCTCTCGCACCACCGTCCATTCATGTTGCGATTTCGGAGCATGAGGCAGAGGAGGGTGAGGAGGAGTCGGACAAGAATTATATAGCGGACAGTGGAGACAGTGAGTCTTCCGATGGTGGCGATGAAGATGAGTTTGTGCCGGAGACACCTGCAGGGGCTGTGCCGTGCCATGTGCTACCTCCACCTCACCCGATTCCGACGCTATTGGTTGTGCCAAGTCACTATCACAGTCTAGATCTGGACGCCATACATGAGAGGGTCCCGGTTTCTGACACCTGTGGAGTGGATTACAACCTAGACAGTGGTGTGGAGTTTCAGGTCAGTCACAGGTTCAGAAGGCGAGAGGTAGTGCTTCAAGGTGTGAAGAACTACAGTATTCGTAGGAGTGCTGAGTATCAGGTGACCGAGTTCGACCGGTTAAAGTACCATGTGCAGTGCCATCAAGCCGACAGTGGGTGTCAATGGAGCCTCCGTGTGGCCCTTCGTCAGAATCTCGGATACTG GGAGGTTCGGAGGTTTGGTGGACCACACAACTGTCTGACACCCACCATGTCTCAAGACCATCGTCAATCAGATAGCAGTCTCATCTGCAGAGTTATGTTGTCATTGATTCAATCCAACCCATCTCTGAGTATCCCGGTCTTGCAAG aggcCTTCAAGCATTGCAAGCCATTTGTCTCTGTAGACGGCACACATCTCTATGGCAAGTATGGTGGAGTGTTGCTTATAGCGGTGGCGCAAGACGAAAATAGCAATATACTGCCAATTGCTTTTGCCATTGTTGAGTCTAAGAGCACTGAGAACATAC GACATCAACAACGGAGTGCAGCCAGTGATAGCCCTACTGGGCCACCAAAGAAAGGGACTGATATGTCCAGGCCAGCACAGCCGAGTCCCAGAAAAATGCTCTGCACTCCGCAAAGTCACGGAGCAATGGTAGCCAACGAAGGTGCACCAAATTGTTGGAATTGTCAGTCATCAGATACCCTCCGATCAGTAACATGA